CCGTCGGCGTCCGCGAAGCTGCGGGGGTAGATCTGGTACACGACAGCGCTTTTCCACCAGGGGTCCATCGTCTGCATCCTTCCGTCGCATCGCCGTCGCGGAGCCGCGGGCCCGCGGGAACCGGTCTCGGCGGTGGGTGCGGGCAGCGGGGCGGCACACCGCCGGGAGGTGCCGCGGCGGTGTGCCGCCCCACTGTCCGCCTGTCTCGGGCGTGGTGCCGGGCGCTCACCCGGCCCTCCACGCCTGCTGATCGGTCGGTCCGGCCGCCCGGCTCAGTGGATCCGGACGGAGGACATCCGGTCGTTCGCCGGTCCGACGTTCGGGTTGTCCGCCGTGTACGTCCACTTGGTGCCGTCGAAGTTCCCGTCCTGGTAGACGTCGACGGTCCAGCCGGCCGGTACCTGGAGGGAGGTCATGGTGTCGTTCCTGAGGCCGGCGGCCTGCAGCTGGGCGACCGTGTAGTCGCCCTTCTTCAGGGAGACGGCCTTCCCCGTGTAGCCCGCGTCCTCGTAGAACGTCGCGGCGTCCGGGGAGCCGGAGAGGGTGAGCGAGTCGATGTTCGCCGCCAAGTCGCCGGTGTCGTACTGGAGCTTGACCGTCGCTCCGTCGGGAATGGAGACGGGCACGGTGGTGTCGGCGAAGGTGGCGTTCCAGTTCCCGGTGTACGGGAAGGCGACCTTCCGCGCGAAGCGGCCGTTGACGTAGAGGCTGAGCTTGGCGCCCTTGTTGGCGCTGGCGGTTCTGAAGGTCAGCGAGTCCGTCGCCGAGAGGTTGTGGAACTCGACGCCCGCCCCGGCCTTGTCGATGCTGCCGACCAGTTGGCCGCCGGAGGCCGAGGTGGCCGACTCGTTGCGGCCGGTGCCGTACTTCTGGCCGGTCTCCGCCTCGATGCGGCCCGAGCGCTGCCGGGCGGCGAGGGTGTACGTCATCGCCGCGAGGCCGGAGGCCACGCCCGTGGACCGCCCGTTGGTGAGGGTCTGGTCGAAGGCGGCCGAGGGGAGGTCGTTGGTGCGGTGGTCGTAGGACGACTGGGCGTTGTCGCCGAGCCAGCCGAGGTACTGGTCCTGGCCGCCCAGCGTGATGAACTTGTAGAGCCCGCGCAGGAAGATGCCCTTGAAGACGATCTCGTAGCTGCCCACCGGGTCGGGCCGGTAGAGGCCGTTGCCGCCGACGTCGTCCTCGTGGACGATGATCTGCTTGTTGCCGGTGGTGAAGTGGGACCTGGCGAAGTCGGCGACCTTCCGGCCGTCGGCGAGGTAGGTGTCGTCCTTCGTCAGGTCGTAGAGGTTGGCGCCCAGTTCCAGGAAGACGCCGGCGTTGTAGGTGTAGAGGTTGTCGTCCCAGCCGCGTCCGGAGAAGGAGTTCTCCAGGCCGCCGTCCGGGCGCAGGAAGCTCTTCTTCAGCCAGTCGTAGGTGTCCTGGGCGATCTGCAGATACGTCTTGTCGGTGTTCGTCGGGTTGTTGTGGACGGTGACGTCCGGGTAGTAGCGGGCCAGTTCGGCGGCGGCGATGGCGAAGCCGTTGGAGGGGACGTCCTTCTGGTCCTTGGTGGCGCGCTCGCGCCAGAAGCCGCCGCCGTGGACGTCGTCGTAGTAGTCCCGGTAGAAGAAGTCCAGATGCCACTTGGCCTGGTCGCGCATGTGCCGGTCGCCCGTGGCCTCGTAGGCGTCGAGGGCGAACTGGGTGGCCCAGGAGTAGTCGTCGTTCCAGTCCGAGTCGTTGCCTATCCAGCAGTTGGGGTTCCCGAAGCGGTCGGCCGAGTGCGTGTTCTCGTACCGGTAGTAGGTCTCGCTGATCCGGTCCTTCCACTGTCCGGTCAGCCGTGAGGCGTCGGTGAGGGTCTCCCGGTCGAAGGATGCCTCCCAGAAGTGGATGGCCGAGGTGTGGGAGAGGTCGGTCTTGAAGTCGCCCGCGTCGATGGAGTAGTTGCCGAGGAAGGAGTTCGTGGTCCTGACGAGGTCGGCCCGGTTGAACGTGGCGGCCGTGCTCGCCGCGCTCGCCGGCGAGGCACCGGCGAGGAAGCCGCCGGTGAGCATCGCGGTCGCGAGCACGACTCCTGTCGCCCTCACCGCATGGGTTTCGTACCTCATGGGTTGCACTCCCTGTCTGTTCGGTGAACGGCCTTCAGAGGGGGCCGTTCCGCGTGGGGGTGGTACATACGGGGATGCCGGTGACGCGGGTCAGCCCTTGATGCCGCCCGCGGTCAGGCCGCTCACGATGCGCCGCTGGAGCAGCAGCACGACGACGATCAGGGGAACCGTCACGATGAGCCCGGCGGCCATCGTCTGGGTGTAGGGGACGATGTGCGGCCCCGCGGTGAAGTTGGCGATGGCCACCGTCGAGGGCGCCACCTCCGTCGAGCCGTTGGACAGCACGCTGGACAGCAGGTACTCGTTCCACGACGCGAGGAAGACCAGGATCGCCGTGGTGAACATGGCCGGGGCGGCCAGCGGCAGGATGACCAGCCGGAACGCCTGCCCGGAGGTGGCGCCGTCCACCCGGGCCGCTTCTTCGAGGTTCCACGGCATCTCGGCGAAGAAGCTGGTCAGCGTGTAGACGGCCAGCGGCAGCGAGAAGGAGACCTGCGGCAGGGCCAGCGCCTGGTAGGTGCCCAGCCAGTGCCAGCTGCTGAACAGCTGGAACAGCGGGGTCAGGATGGCGACGCCGGGGAACATCGAGGCGCCGAGGATCACCGTCAGCACGAATCCCTTGCCGCGGAAGGACAGCCGGGCCAGCGCGTACGCGGCGAAGACGCCGATCACCATGGACACCGCGGTGACCACCGCGCCGATGAGGAGGCTGTTCAGCAGTGAGCGTGCGAAGGGGTTGTACTCCGCGTTGAACGCGTACCGGAAGTTGTCCAGGGTGACGTGGCTGAACCACGGGTCCGTGGAGAAGGTGTGGTCGTTGTCGCGGAAGGCGAGCACGAGCATCCAGTAGAACGGCGCCAGGCACCACACGACGATGATCATGGTGGTGACGGCGGTTCCGACGGTGCTCCAATTGATGCCCCGGCCTCGCCGCGGCGCGGACGCCAGCGCGGCCGGGACGGGCGGCGCGGTGGTGGTCGCGGTGGTGGTCGTCATGTCACCTCACCGCCTTCGCCTGCGCGCCGAAGAGGTTGGCGTTGAGGAGGCGGACCAGTCCGAAGGCGATGACGAAGATGAGGACGAAGGTGAGGGTGGACAGCGCCGACGCCGAGTTGGCGCCCCGGGTGAGCTGGTCGACCACGAGGATCGAGCTGGTCGTCGTGCCGTTGGAGCCGCCGGTGAGGATCTGCGGCAGGTCGTACATGCGCAGCGTGTCCAGGGCCCGGAAGACGACGGCGACGGCGAGCGCCGGTTTCACCAGGGGCAGGGTCACGCTGGTGAAGCGCCGCCAGGCATTGGCCCCGTCGATCTTCGCCGCCTCGTAGGTCTCCGCGGGGATGTTCTGCAGGCCGGCCAGGATGAGCAGGGCGATGAAGGGCGTGGTCTTCCAGGTGTCCGCGATGACGATCGCGGACCGGGCCGGCCACAGCGAGGACGTCCAGGCGTAGTGGGTGCCGAGGAGCTTGTTGATGACGCCCTGCGGGTCGAACATGACCTGCCACAGCTTGGAGGTGACCGCGGTGGGGATCGCCCACGGGATGAGGATCGCGACGCGGACGAGGGCGCGGCCGCGGAAGGCCCGGTGCATCGTCAGCGCGAACCCCATGCCGATGACGGTCTCCAGGGCGACGGCGACGACGGTGAAGCCGACCGTGACGCCGACCGAGCTCCAGAACTGCGACCCCAGGGCCCCGCTCGGGCAGGAGGTGTAGCCGCCGTCCGGGGAGGCGCACTGCTGCAGCAGCCAGTGTGTGTAGTTGTGCAGCCCGAACCAGTTGTTGCCCTCGTCGAACATCCCGGTGGCCTTGTCCAGGCCCGGGTCGGTCAGGAACGACTGGTGGACGGCCTTGACGATGGGGTAGCCGACGACGAGTGCCAGCAGGAGGAGGGCGGGGGCGATCAGCAGGTAGGCGCGCCGTGCCTCACGGGGGCGGGTGGCGCCCCGGCGGGTCCGGGTCCGGCGCGGGCCGCCCGGTGGGTTCTCCCCGGCTCTTCGTTCCACGTGACCGGCTACGGTCATGGCTGCTCCTTGCGGTAGAGGCACCGTCCGGCGTCGTGACCCGGAGGGGAAGGCGGGCGGGGAGGGGCCGCCGGCCCCTCCCCCGGGCCGGTCAGCCGCCGGCGGTGGCGGACTTGATCGCCGCCTGCATGTCCTTCAGTGCCTTCTCGGTACTCGTCCGGCCCTGCAGGGCCGCGTAGGTGTTGGTCTCGATCGCCTCGGTGACGCCCGGGTAGAACGGGGTGATGGGGCGCGGTACCGCCGTCTGGATGCTCTTGAGCAGGTCGGGCAGGTAGGTGAACTTCTTGGTGAGCTCCGGGTCGCTGTACATCGAGGTGAGGACGGGCGCCAGCGTGCCCACGGTCAGGTTGTTGCGCTGGACGGTGTCGGACTCGATGAACTTCAGGAAGTCCAGGGCGGTCGCCTTGTGCCTGGAGTACGCGCTGATGCCGAGGTTGTGACCGCCCAGCGTGGACGCGCCGTGGCCGGAGGGGCCGGGCAGGGGGGCGACGCCGTACTTGCCGGCCACCTTGGAGCCCTTGCCGTCCAGGATGGCGACGGCGTACGGCCAGTTGCGCAGGAACATCAGCTGGCCGGACTCGAACGCGTTGAGGCTCTGGGTCTCCTGGAAGCCGAGGGCCTCCTTGGGGATGTAGCCGTCCTTGAAGCCCTTGACCAGGAAGTCCAGGCCCTTGGCGGACTCCGGGGAGTCGACCGTCGCGCTCCGCCCGTCCTTGCCGACGATCGCGCCGCCCGTCGCGTTGATCGCCTCGGCGGCGTTCACCGTCAGGCCCTCGTACTTGGCGAACTGGCCCGCGTAGCAGCCGGGTTTGGGGCCGGTGATGGTGCCCTTGGTGGTCTTGCCCGCGCAGTCGTCGATCAGCTCGTCCCACGTGGTGGGCGCCTTGGAGACCAGGTCGGTGCGGTAGTAGAGCAGCCCGCCGTCGGACCCGTACGGCGCGGCGACGAGCTTGCCGTTGTAGGTGGCCGAGGTGACCGTGGCCGGGAGCAGCTTGCCGGTGTCCAGGGCGTAGTCGCCGGTGAGCGGGATGATCCAGCCCCTGGCCGCGAACTCGGCCGTCCAGACCACGTCGACGGTGACGACGTCGTAACCGGGGTCCTTGGCCTGGAAGTGCTGTTCGAGGTCGGACAGTTGCTGGTCGGCCTGGTCGCTCTGCTGCTTGATCGTCACCTTCTCGTCCGGGTGTGCCTTGTTCCACGTCTTGGCGATGAACGGCAGGACACCGCTGTTGTCCTTGCCCGTGACGAAGGTGATCGGCCCCCTGGACTTCGTTCCCTGCGCGGCGCTGTCACCGCCCGAACCGCCCCCGCAGCCGGCCAGGACCAGCGCCGCGCTGAGCGTGCCCGCGACGGCCGCGACCCTCCTTGCACCCATGAGGCGCTCCCCTTCGTCCATGGAATCGATACGATTCGACGATGTTGCGAGCACGTTAAAGTGCGCCCTGGGGCGAGTCAATGGCGAGAAGATCCGGCCGGATTACGGGTCGATAACGGATCAGCGCGGCTCGGGAGCCGGTCCGGAGCTCGCCCGGACCACCAGCTCACCGTCGAACAGCAGCTGCGAAGGGGTGCTGAGCTGCTGTCCCTCGATACGGCGGATCAGCATCTCGGCCGCCGCCTTGCCCATGGCCGCGGCGCCCGGTCCCACCGTGGTCATCGTCGGCGTCGTCATCTCGGCGGCCTGGGCCGGCATGTCGATGGACACCACGGAGAAGTCCTCGGGGATACGGCGGCCCTGCCCCACCGCGGCGGCCATGATGCCGGGCGTGGCCTGCTCGTTGAACGCGATCACCGCGGTCGTCCGCGGCTGGGCGGCGAGCAGTTCGGCGAACGCCTGCCTGCCTCCGGCGGGGGTGCTCCGGCAGGTCAGCGCGGTCAGTTCGACGCCCGCGTCCCGCGCCGCCCGCAGGATGCCGTCCCGCAGCCGGATCGCGTTGCCGCGCCCGGAGGCGATCGTCGCGGCGTCCTGGTGCACGAAGCCGAGATGGCGGTGGCCCTGCCCCGCGAGGTGCTCGACGGCCAGCCGGGCGCACTGGTCGAAGTCGGTGTCGACGTAGTCCAGGTCACCGGGGTCGGCGTTCTGCCCCAGCATGGTGAAGGTCAGCTCCGAGTTCCGCAGGACCTCGATGCGGGGGTCCTCCAGCCGGACCTCCATCAGCAGGACGCCGTCCACCAGCCCCTGCTGGGCGAGGCCGGCGAGGTCGTCGAGCGCCTCGGCCCCGGAGGTCCACAGCAGCAGGTGGTATCCGCGGTCCTGGGCGTGGTCGGAGGCGCCGAAGATGTACTCCATCGAGCCGAGGTTCATGCCCTGCCCGTCCTTGGGGAACAGCACCGCGATGATGTGGCTGCGTTTGCTCTTGAGTCCCCGGGCGAAGACGTTGGGCCGGTAGCCCAGTTCGGCCATCGCCTGCTGGATCCGGGTGCGCGTGGCCTCCGAGATGGGCCGGCTGCCGGTCATGGCATAGGAGACCGTGCTGGGCGAGACGCCGGCGCGCCGCGCGACGTCCACCATGGTCGGTACCTTGTCGCCCGCACTACGGGACATGGTCCCCTCTCATCCCCGGCCCCCGCGGCCACCCGGCGTGACCACTGAGGACGTCCACGCCACACCGCCGAGACTTCGCGAGGCGGGCGGTGCGCAAGTGTATCCAGCGGCGGGCATGGGGATGCGCGGCCGTCGCGCGCACGGTCCCGAAGGCCGGGGGCACCGCTCACGCCTCGGGGCGCAGCGCCTCGATCCGGCGTACGGCGTCCCGCAGGAGCGTGCGGGCCACCGGCTTGCGGACCGGGCGGGACGGTTGCAGCAGCGAGGGCGGCACATCGACGTACGTACGGTCGGCGCGGCTGACCCGGATGGTCTCCGCACCGCGCACACCGGAGACGACGTCGACCTCCGCGACGGACGCCCACGGCAGCCACTGCTCACGGCCGACGAACCGGACGGCGATCCCCTCGCCGTCCACCACGAGGTACATCCGCGCGCTCACCAGCGCCGTCACCAGTGCCGCCGCGCCCGCCGCGAGCGTCAGCAGCCGCAGCGCCGCCGAGGGATGCCAGTAGATGTTCACCGCGGCACACGGGCAGGCGAGCAGGATCAGCATCGCGATCTGCCCCGGCGGAACCCGCCACGCCGCCGGAGTGCTCCCCGCCTCAACCATGTCGGCCCCCGCACACGAGCGTTCGTTGCCGCACACCCTAGCCCCGGGCCGACGGGGGGCGGCACCGTGCGGGCGGGCACGTGCCGACGGGCCTGTGCGGGCGGCACCGTGCGGGCGGGCACGTGCCGACGGGCCTGTGCGGGCGACACCGTGCGGGCGGGCACGTGCCGACGGGCCTGTGCGGGCGACACCGTACGTGCGGGCGGGCGGGCGCGAGCGGGCCCCTGCGGGCGGGCGCTCCCACACCTGTTCCCCGTGTCACTCGTTGCGGTAACCGGGAGTCACGCGCCCCCGCCGCCGCTCCATGATCGGTGGGTGGCGCCGCGGGCCGGCGTGCGCCCGGACCGGCACCCGATCCCCGGAGGTCAACGGCATGACGCCCACTGCGCGACCGCACCAGCCCCGCGACGAACACCTCGTCCTGCTGGCGGCGGGCCTGGCCGAGCTGGCGGTGAGCACCGCGGGGTCGGTCGCCGGGAAGGTGTGGGGGCTGCTGCGCCGCAGCGACGGCGCCGACCTCGCGCGGGACGCGGAGCAGGACCTGACGGCACGTGGCCGACTCCTCCTCGACCGGCTGGCGACCGCGCCCCCCGCCCACCTCGAAGTGCTCGCCCAGCACGTACTCGCCCAGGACGTCCCGGCCCGGCGGCCGGCCCCCGGCGGCGATGCCTGACCGTTGGGAGCCGGAGGCGTTCCAGGCACGTGTCGACGGCGTCCTGAGCGCGTTCCTGGCCGAGGAGAGCGCACAGCTGCTGGCCATCGACGAGGCCCTGCGGCCGGTGGCCGAGCAGTTGCGGCGGGTCGCGGGCCACGGCAAACGGCTGCGGGCGGCGTTCTGCTACTGGGGCTGGCGCGCGGCGGGACAGCCCGACAGCGACGCGCTGCTGCGGGCGGCCGCCTCGATGGAGCTGGTGCACGCCGCGGCGACCGTCCACGACGACCTCATCGACGACAGCCCGCTGCGGCACGGCCTGCCGACCGTCCAGGTGGCCCTGCGCTCCGCCGTGTCCGGACGGCCGCGCGCCGGTGCCCTCGCGCGTGACCTGGCCATGCTGGTCGGCGACCATCTGATGGCGCTGGCGGGACGGCTGTTCGCCGACTGCGGTCTGCCGGCCGCCTACCTCGCGCGGGCCCGGACGCTGTGGGGCGAGCTGGCCCGTGAGCTGATCGCGGGCGAGTGCCTGGAACTCCTGCACACCGGCGCCCGCCCGGATGCGGACACCTCGCTGAAGGTGATCCGCTACAAGACCGCCAAGTACACGGTCGAGCAGCCGCTGCTCCTCGGCGGACTGCTCGCCGGGGCCGCGCCGGAGCTGCGTGCCGGGTTCTCCGCCTACGGGCTGCCGCTCGGCGAGGCCTTCCAGCTCCGGGACGACCTGCTGGGCCTGTTCGGCGACCCGGCGCGCACCGGCAAGGCTCCCCTGGACGATCTGCGCGGGCAGCGGCCCACCGCCCTGCTGGCCCACGCCTGGCGGGCCGCGCAGCCCGGTGAACGCGCCGAGCTGGCGGGGATGCTGGGCCGCCGTGACCTGGACGAGGGAGACCTGGCCCGGGTGCGGGAGCTGATGGTGCGGCTTCAGGCGCCCCGGCGGGTGGAGGAAATGATCGACGCACGGGTCGGGGCGGCCACCGCCGTCGTGGACGGGCTCACCGTGCCCGCCCCCGCCCGGCGGGCCCTGCACGCCCTCGCCCACTCGGCCACCGACCGCCGCCACTGAACG
The DNA window shown above is from Streptomyces sp. NBC_00670 and carries:
- a CDS encoding glycoside hydrolase family 76 protein, coding for MRYETHAVRATGVVLATAMLTGGFLAGASPASAASTAATFNRADLVRTTNSFLGNYSIDAGDFKTDLSHTSAIHFWEASFDRETLTDASRLTGQWKDRISETYYRYENTHSADRFGNPNCWIGNDSDWNDDYSWATQFALDAYEATGDRHMRDQAKWHLDFFYRDYYDDVHGGGFWRERATKDQKDVPSNGFAIAAAELARYYPDVTVHNNPTNTDKTYLQIAQDTYDWLKKSFLRPDGGLENSFSGRGWDDNLYTYNAGVFLELGANLYDLTKDDTYLADGRKVADFARSHFTTGNKQIIVHEDDVGGNGLYRPDPVGSYEIVFKGIFLRGLYKFITLGGQDQYLGWLGDNAQSSYDHRTNDLPSAAFDQTLTNGRSTGVASGLAAMTYTLAARQRSGRIEAETGQKYGTGRNESATSASGGQLVGSIDKAGAGVEFHNLSATDSLTFRTASANKGAKLSLYVNGRFARKVAFPYTGNWNATFADTTVPVSIPDGATVKLQYDTGDLAANIDSLTLSGSPDAATFYEDAGYTGKAVSLKKGDYTVAQLQAAGLRNDTMTSLQVPAGWTVDVYQDGNFDGTKWTYTADNPNVGPANDRMSSVRIH
- a CDS encoding polyprenyl synthetase; the protein is MTPTARPHQPRDEHLVLLAAGLAELAVSTAGSVAGKVWGLLRRSDGADLARDAEQDLTARGRLLLDRLATAPPAHLEVLAQHVLAQDVPARRPAPGGDA
- a CDS encoding ABC transporter substrate-binding protein, encoding MGARRVAAVAGTLSAALVLAGCGGGSGGDSAAQGTKSRGPITFVTGKDNSGVLPFIAKTWNKAHPDEKVTIKQQSDQADQQLSDLEQHFQAKDPGYDVVTVDVVWTAEFAARGWIIPLTGDYALDTGKLLPATVTSATYNGKLVAAPYGSDGGLLYYRTDLVSKAPTTWDELIDDCAGKTTKGTITGPKPGCYAGQFAKYEGLTVNAAEAINATGGAIVGKDGRSATVDSPESAKGLDFLVKGFKDGYIPKEALGFQETQSLNAFESGQLMFLRNWPYAVAILDGKGSKVAGKYGVAPLPGPSGHGASTLGGHNLGISAYSRHKATALDFLKFIESDTVQRNNLTVGTLAPVLTSMYSDPELTKKFTYLPDLLKSIQTAVPRPITPFYPGVTEAIETNTYAALQGRTSTEKALKDMQAAIKSATAGG
- a CDS encoding carbohydrate ABC transporter permease, whose protein sequence is MTVAGHVERRAGENPPGGPRRTRTRRGATRPREARRAYLLIAPALLLLALVVGYPIVKAVHQSFLTDPGLDKATGMFDEGNNWFGLHNYTHWLLQQCASPDGGYTSCPSGALGSQFWSSVGVTVGFTVVAVALETVIGMGFALTMHRAFRGRALVRVAILIPWAIPTAVTSKLWQVMFDPQGVINKLLGTHYAWTSSLWPARSAIVIADTWKTTPFIALLILAGLQNIPAETYEAAKIDGANAWRRFTSVTLPLVKPALAVAVVFRALDTLRMYDLPQILTGGSNGTTTSSILVVDQLTRGANSASALSTLTFVLIFVIAFGLVRLLNANLFGAQAKAVR
- a CDS encoding carbohydrate ABC transporter permease; the encoded protein is MTTTTATTTAPPVPAALASAPRRGRGINWSTVGTAVTTMIIVVWCLAPFYWMLVLAFRDNDHTFSTDPWFSHVTLDNFRYAFNAEYNPFARSLLNSLLIGAVVTAVSMVIGVFAAYALARLSFRGKGFVLTVILGASMFPGVAILTPLFQLFSSWHWLGTYQALALPQVSFSLPLAVYTLTSFFAEMPWNLEEAARVDGATSGQAFRLVILPLAAPAMFTTAILVFLASWNEYLLSSVLSNGSTEVAPSTVAIANFTAGPHIVPYTQTMAAGLIVTVPLIVVVLLLQRRIVSGLTAGGIKG
- a CDS encoding LacI family DNA-binding transcriptional regulator; protein product: MSRSAGDKVPTMVDVARRAGVSPSTVSYAMTGSRPISEATRTRIQQAMAELGYRPNVFARGLKSKRSHIIAVLFPKDGQGMNLGSMEYIFGASDHAQDRGYHLLLWTSGAEALDDLAGLAQQGLVDGVLLMEVRLEDPRIEVLRNSELTFTMLGQNADPGDLDYVDTDFDQCARLAVEHLAGQGHRHLGFVHQDAATIASGRGNAIRLRDGILRAARDAGVELTALTCRSTPAGGRQAFAELLAAQPRTTAVIAFNEQATPGIMAAAVGQGRRIPEDFSVVSIDMPAQAAEMTTPTMTTVGPGAAAMGKAAAEMLIRRIEGQQLSTPSQLLFDGELVVRASSGPAPEPR
- a CDS encoding polyprenyl synthetase family protein, producing the protein MPDRWEPEAFQARVDGVLSAFLAEESAQLLAIDEALRPVAEQLRRVAGHGKRLRAAFCYWGWRAAGQPDSDALLRAAASMELVHAAATVHDDLIDDSPLRHGLPTVQVALRSAVSGRPRAGALARDLAMLVGDHLMALAGRLFADCGLPAAYLARARTLWGELARELIAGECLELLHTGARPDADTSLKVIRYKTAKYTVEQPLLLGGLLAGAAPELRAGFSAYGLPLGEAFQLRDDLLGLFGDPARTGKAPLDDLRGQRPTALLAHAWRAAQPGERAELAGMLGRRDLDEGDLARVRELMVRLQAPRRVEEMIDARVGAATAVVDGLTVPAPARRALHALAHSATDRRH